The genomic window TGAAAAAGAAgcgacaaaaaacaaaaaagtttatggTAATGATATACAACTATATTCATACTGGATGCTGAATATGATTATCAattgttccaaaaaattatttggaaatggCAATGAATATCCAATACTCTCATAATTAATCCTGATAATAAAAATAGGATATACTTTTCTATAAAAAGTCAGTATAGGCCGATCTGCCATCTGGATGGAAAAAAATCTTCAACAGCGTCAAATCGTAAAAAGCTAAACATCCAGATGGCAGCACGGCCTTAAATGACCACGTGACTTATGATGACTTATGTCCATCATGAAAATACACTTTAAGGAAAAACTTGTACAGATTGAGGTTCACTTGGGCGTCATACTAAAGGCGTAAACCGCTCCGAAATGTCAGCTGAAATTGAATGAATCATTGATTACTGATGATTGTTTTGAGTTTCATCAATGAAGTTTTAAAGAGCTTTAAAAAGCTAACATTAAACGAACCATAAAACTATACTAAATACTTGTCTAGATCACAGACTTATATACTTAACCAATCTATGACTACAAGTCTATGATTCGGTAGTATTTCTATCCCCTAGCGGATAAATTCGTAATTAAACCATAATGACATGACATTGAAAATGAGTTCACATATTGTATTGATTCATGTCGTAAGTCGAACTACACAAACTATTTaactattcaaaaaaacacTCCGGGTGACTCACGTTAAAAATTCTTGACGAATAACAATTATTCGTCAAAAGTCgccttcaacaaaaatttttgtgtaagttcgcaaaaaaacaaaaaaaaaatacaatcgaaaaTTTCGGAACGTGTGAGAGAAGTGTGCTGCTAAAAAAATGGCTGGACAAACAATAAATGATAGATTATTAGCCGCAAAACATAGCATTGCTGGACAAGGCTTAGCAAAATCCGTATGTAAAGCAACCACCGAAGAATTATTAGGtccaaaaaagaaacatttagaTTATTTGGTTCATTGTACAAACGAACCAAATGTTTCGATACCACAACTGGCAAATTTATTGATAGAACGCTCTCAAAACTCTAATTGGATCGTGGTTTATAAGTCGTTAATAACGACCCATCATATATTGTGCTATGGCAATGAACGTTTCACTCAATATTTAGCTTCGTCGAATACAACATTTCAATTGAATAACTTCATGGATAAAACCACGATAACGGGTGCACCGGGAGCTTCACTTGGATCGTTACCAACGGGTGGTGCTGGTGCCATTTCAGCGATGAGTAACCTTCGAACCGGATACGATATGTCACCGTTTATTCGTCGCTATGCacgttatttaaatgaaaaagcgTTATCATATCGAACGGTTgctttcgatttttgtaaagtgaAACGTGGCAAAGAAGAAGGAACGTTACGTACAATGCCAGcggataaattattaaaaacattacccGTTCTACAACAGCAATTGGATACGTTGCTCGAATTCGATTGTACAGCGAATGATTTAACGAATGGTGTTATAAATATGTGTTTTATGTTGTTGTTTCGTGATTTAATCCGTTTATTCGCTGGTTATAATGATgcgattattaatttattagaaaaatacttCGAAATGAATAAGAAACAATGTCGTGAAGCGTTGGACTTGTATAAGAAGTTTTTAATACGTATGGATCGTGTTGGGGAATTTTTAAAAGTTGCTGAGAATATTGGTATTGATAAGGGAGATATTCCTGATTTAACGAAAGCTCCAAATAGGTGAGTATAgctcataattatttattaggtCGTTATCGTTTAATTCAGCGGTCGCGGTAAGGTGTAAGTTGATATTACCCCATGGCGAAgacaaaaaaaacaagtgaaaacaaacaattgactgagttaattgttaaaatactacattacacatacaaacatgtgacacatacataactgataatcaagtatagtacatattataaaatttccgcataattggcgccctcacgggtaaacagtgatgtttacgaaaaaatgtctcaaacaaaagttgtttaattttcgataAGGAACATTAATATACGGTATTCTAAACTCtcacttgaaatatttttaagaacactctcgtttaaattaccattttcctCAAAGCATTTtctaaactgaaccaattttgaaaagCATCaccatttttttggttttttcgggtacggaacccaaaactcgcacttgaaacatagctaagaacactctctattaaattttctttaaatcgaaataaaaaaaatcaaaatcggttcatccgtttagtcgctacgatgccacagacagacaggcagaaagacacacacacataacggtcaaacttgaaacaacccttttttttaattcgagggttaaaaagggataaattaaaaactgttctgaaataaaatttgtttcggaTGTATTTTCGAGGAGAAGATATTTGCCTTCAAAATTAAGAACATCGACgtccttttaatatttttttctcgcATTTATAGTTTATTGGATGCTTTGGAACAACATTTACAATCATTGGAAGGGGGTACACCGACAGCACCCTCGGGTGGTCAAAAACATGGACCAAAAGTTACACCATTCGTTACAGCAGCTACAAATGAAACACAACAAGCTTTGGCCGAAGAAGAAGcgattttaaatcaatataaagCGGCCACAAACTCAACAAATCCGTTCCTTGAAGATGCTGCTCCAGCACCACCGCCGCCTGCAAGCAATACAAATCAACAAATTCTTGATTTATTTGGAACATCTACTACAGTACCGGCACCAGCTGCGAACACTTCGTCGAAAGCTTCCGATGATTTGTTACAATTgggtatatacaaatttatttaagtagTCCGGCGGTATATGACAGTATAAagtcacaataaacacagttttaggGCCTCTTGCGGGggaaaattgtgatttttttgacaaaaaagatttcatcatgaagaaaatttatcacaggtTCCGTTTACTCAAAAAGAACATTACCTTATGacggcgctttccaaaaagaaagcattaaacaacatttacgtgatacaaatattatatttattataaattagttaCTAACTTGACTAGCCACCCTTACTAACCCCCCTCcatcttataataaaatgatactaATATAAACTCTCAATTAGGTAATCCATTTGCGGATATGTTTGCGCCCACATCTCAACCATCAACTCAACAAAccgatttattttcaaattcaaattggaCAACTACGGCCGCAACAAATGGATCAGttgatacaaatttaatttcagtgtTTGATTCGACGAATAATCAAAGCACAACTTCAATGTTCGATGATCCAATGAGCAtgcttaaaacaaataatacaacaaTGCTACCAACTCTAGGAGGTaagcaattttaatttgtttagtcTGTATGGTATTTCATACATATTGTTCATCTTCCCTAGGTGCTCCTGGAGGACAACAACCCATGATTCCGAATCTACAACAACAAGCACCTCAACCAGTCATGGGTAATGCGATCCCACAACAGAAAAAAGTGTTAACCGGTGACCTCGAAAGTAGTTTAATGTCGTTATGTGAGAATTTAACAATTAGTAATAATGCAAAACCATCGGCCGTACAATGGAACTCACCAAAGAATCAACCAAAACCAACAATGCCTACCGCTGGTGGATTCGCTCAACCAACTGCTGGGGTTGTACCACCCGGTGGTGCTAATTATCGTCCAATGATGCCTGCAGCCGGAGCTCCTATGCAATTTAATGCATCGGCTGGTGGAAGTCCACGTATGGTACCTCCAACAACAAATCAACAACCAAAATCTGATTCATTGTTTGATCCATTTGGTGATttgtaaattttccaaaaaattagaaaagttaacGACCCCTTGTCCTTCCCCCTAGTGTATATACCTAgagcatatatttatataatcacGTCTTCATCATAGCTTCTcatgtgtctgtgtgtgtgtgcgcgcgtatttgtatataatttaaaagatcTCAAACTTAAAATGGATCTCATGTTGGGTTTTTTTATGGAATGTATACGGAAAAtgatttctcgatttttcaacaagatttaTGAAAGAACAAGTATTTTTAACGGAATAATTGTGAAACAAAATGAAAgacccttggaagtgatatgagaacttcggaacgcctaagattgtactcagaccatttCTGACTTGTAGTACCAgaagtacgttcttccctccatctaaggTTGGCCTTTTTCAGAATATCCTCTTTCAAGAGTAACTTgtagttcgcaaatggaactcccgggtatttatggatgcttgtgtccggcagcatcgtgccatttctggcaagctcgtcgaTGTCACAATTTCCTGGAGTCCCGGTACACATACCAGGTCTACATTCATTCGTTCCGCCagttcatttaaggacgtacggcagtcctgtgctacctttgacgttagatagactgagctgaaggatttTAGAGCCTTTTATCCCTCGgagtatttcaaatgaaaattcgaAATGAATCGAGAAAGAAGAAGTTCGAATAGAATATTAAACTGTGCTGCACACAAACGCACAGCCCAGCTATGTATGATTTTTCTCATCGATTTTAGAATTAgaagaacaaaatatttattttatttattaaaaatttcatcgtCATTCAAAGTGTCTCTCTCGTAAATCTATAAGAATTAGatgttattcaattttttttttaattatgaaggATCCAACACAAAACCAATGTCCAAAAAATACAGGAGTCTTATTAAGTGGATTTAACCCTTTAGCTGCTGCTGTAAATTTCTTCATTGAGAAgggttattgaaaaaaatgtcccaagtaaaaattattccacATGGATGACATTTGAAGGTCATAAAAGTGCTCATTGTGTACTTTTTTGACATATTGATTTTGTGTACAGAGTGTTCTTTGAAAAATGCAAgctaaaaatgcttttttaaatatttgttgaacCCTTTGTAAGTGACGTCACAACGATTCACACACTAgtcatactaaaaaaaaaaatgggcgTACAACGATGTTATGCCCTTTTGCAAATTTAACACGTCAAATGTGACACTATAAATGTTTCTCTAGCAAACGGGTTTATCCTAAGTATTTATTGggtagtaaattattattaaatatatttatcggTTTTTTTAGGATTCTAAATCGAatccttatttatttattttacttaaatttatttatttatttatttagaaatgaaaatataattagagCACGCGCTTCTAGATAGATTCtaggtatatttatatatagaaaaaaacaaattatgtgTATACTCTCTAAGGTTAATGACACACGTACGGAAAAAAACGACCAAGCATTTCATTAGCATTCAGAACGATTGAAAATTTGAGAGGTTTCTTTGAGGATCAGAATTTCTCTTTAAGGgtgactaaaaaaaatttcgactttgataataataataaaacataaaagggGTACAACAAATGGGTTCCTAGCACCTAGGGATCTATCACTCGAATGCGCGACGTCTCCGGGTAGCGAGACTCTCCGAGCTGCTGTTTTAAGTAGGTGAAAAATGGGATTCTTTCGAGATACTACGCAGAAAGCCGTAACCTCTCAAATTTTTGACCGTTCTTAAACATTTCGAATACTTCTGAATAATCAAACTTGGTAACGAATCTAAAAAGAAATCTGTGTCATTAATcttaataattttcgtttttggttttaaccgaattttttcgatattattattttttttaaaccgattaaaagtattaaatagtTTACAGGGAAGTCTTCACTACAAATTTTCACGTATGGTGCTTTTGTTTAAGTgaaacgattttttaaattttaagagctttatatatttattaggaAAACTTTTGAAAGGTTTCATTTTACTCTAGACACTCGACAAATACAAGGTAATTCATTTTAATCGATAGacccaaatattttcaaaaaaaattattcagattaAAGTGGGACTTTCTCTTCTAGCATCGGATTTGATCTAGGTCTTCTGAATCCTTTAATAGTTAACTCAGATCTTAAACAGTAAGATacagaaaaacactttaaatgaCATAGTTCTGTggaaaatgtgacttaaaaatatatcattattgaacttaatcgaaagaaaaactttaaataacctaaatcatttttctttagGTAGTGTGAAAAGTAATATGGACATATTTctaagtcacatttcctccgaaagctaacgattttcgaaaaaaaaatgttaaaacaacCAAGAGAATCAAGtcgaatctgatgtcagaacatgatgc from Chrysoperla carnea chromosome 2, inChrCarn1.1, whole genome shotgun sequence includes these protein-coding regions:
- the LOC123291721 gene encoding phosphatidylinositol-binding clathrin assembly protein LAP-like, which codes for MAGQTINDRLLAAKHSIAGQGLAKSVCKATTEELLGPKKKHLDYLVHCTNEPNVSIPQLANLLIERSQNSNWIVVYKSLITTHHILCYGNERFTQYLASSNTTFQLNNFMDKTTITGAPGASLGSLPTGGAGAISAMSNLRTGYDMSPFIRRYARYLNEKALSYRTVAFDFCKVKRGKEEGTLRTMPADKLLKTLPVLQQQLDTLLEFDCTANDLTNGVINMCFMLLFRDLIRLFAGYNDAIINLLEKYFEMNKKQCREALDLYKKFLIRMDRVGEFLKVAENIGIDKGDIPDLTKAPNSLLDALEQHLQSLEGGTPTAPSGGQKHGPKVTPFVTAATNETQQALAEEEAILNQYKAATNSTNPFLEDAAPAPPPPASNTNQQILDLFGTSTTVPAPAANTSSKASDDLLQLGNPFADMFAPTSQPSTQQTDLFSNSNWTTTAATNGSVDTNLISVFDSTNNQSTTSMFDDPMSMLKTNNTTMLPTLGGAPGGQQPMIPNLQQQAPQPVMGNAIPQQKKVLTGDLESSLMSLCENLTISNNAKPSAVQWNSPKNQPKPTMPTAGGFAQPTAGVVPPGGANYRPMMPAAGAPMQFNASAGGSPRMVPPTTNQQPKSDSLFDPFGDL